The Amycolatopsis camponoti genome segment GTCTGCGCCTTCGACGTGTGCGAAGCCAGCTTGTTCGGGTCGTACGACGGCGTCGAGACCATCGCCAGGATCCGGCCGGTCTTGGGCTCCATCGCGACGACGGCGCCGGTGTAGCCCTTCTGCGTCATCAGGTCGTAGGCGGCTTTCTGCACGGCCGGGTCGATGGTCAGCCGGACGTTGCCGCCGCTGGGGTCGCGGCCGGTGACCATGTCCGACAGCCGGCGCACGAACAGCCGCGGGTCCGAACCGTTCAGCACGTCGTCCTCGGAGCGCTCGAGGCCGCCGGAGCCGTAGTTGATCGAGTAGTAGCCGGTGACCGGTGCGTACATCGGGCCGTCGACGTAGGACCGGGTGTACTTGTACTTGTCGTTCGACGGGTCGACCTTCGCCAGCACCTCGCCGTTCGCCTGCGACACGATCTGGCCGCGGCGGCGGGCGAACTCGTCGTAGAGCACGCGTGCGTTGCGGGAGTCGGTGCGGTAGTCGTCGGCCTTCACGACCTGGATGTAGGTGGCGTTGGCCAGCAACAGGACGACCATGACGAGCATCGCCATGCCGACCTTGCGCAGTGGGGTGTTCATGCCTGCTGGCCCCCGTCCGCCGGCGGTCGCTGGACGAGCACAGTGTGCGCCTCGGCGATCGGCGCCTGCGGCTGGGCCTGTGGCTTCGGACGGGACGCGGGCCGCCGGGCGGCATCGGAGACCCGGAGCAGCAGCGCGACGAGGATGTAGTTCGCCAGCAGCGACGAACCACCCTTCGACAGGAAGGGAGCGGTGATACCGGTCTCCGGGATGAGTTTCGTGACCCCGCCGACGACGACGAAGATCTGCATGACCATGGTGAACGCCAGCCCGCCGCCGAGCAGCTTGCCGAACGTGTCCCGCACCGCGAGCGCGCTCCGCATGCCGCGCATCGCGACCAGCAGGTACAGCATCAGGACGGCGGCGAGGCCGATGAAGCCGAGCTCTTCGCCGATCGCGGCGGTGATGAAGTCGGTGTTGGCCTCCGGGACCATGTCCGGGCGGCCGGCGCCGAGCCCGGTGCCGCCGATGCCGCCGGTGCCGAGCCCGAACAGGCCCTGCGCGATCTGGTAGCCGCCGCCGAGCTTGTCGTAGGTGGCCAGCGGGTCCAGCCAGTTGGCGACGCGCTGCTGGACGTGCGTGAAGAGGTTGTAGGCGATCAGGCAGCCGCCGACGAAGAAGCTGAGGCCGAGGACGACCCAGATGATCCGCTCGGTCGCGACGTACAGCATCATCAGGATGACGCTGAAGAACAGCAGCGACGTGCCGAGGTCCTTCTCGAACACCAGGATGCCGATGCAGGCGACCGCGGCGATGAGGATCGGGCCCAGGTCACGGGCGCGCGGCAGCTCGACGCCGAGGAACTTCTTGCCCGCCACCATGAACAGGTCGCGCTTCGACACCAGGAACGAGGCGAAGAAGATCATCAGCAGGATCTTCGCGAACTCGCCCGGCTGGATCGAGAACCCGGGCAGCTTCAGCCAGACCTTGGCGCCGTTGACCTCCGACAGGCTCGACGGCAGCAGCGCCGGCAGGGCCAGCGCCACGATCCCGACCAGGCCCGCGGTGTAGCCGTAGCGGGTCAGCGTGCGGTGGTCGGTCACGAAGACCAGCACGGCGACGAAGAACGCCAGCGAGATGACCGTGAACAGCACCTGCGCGGTGACGGCGGGGGTGTAGTCCTTGCCGTTCTGCGCGGCCCGTTCCGCCAGCGCCAGGTCGATCCGGTGGATCATCACCAGGCCGATGCCGTTCAGCAGCGCGACGCAGGGGAGCAGCACCGGATCCGCGTACGGCGCCCACTTGCGCACCGCCAGGTGCGCCGCGGCGAAGATCGCGAGGTAGGCGAGGCCCAGCCAGACGATCGACCAGGTGAGCTGCTGCTCCTGGTTCGCCTCGACCAGCACCAGCGCGATGGTGACGATGAACGCGGCGAACCCCAGCAGCACCAGCTCGGTGTTGCGGCGGGTCGGGACGTCGCGCGGTGGGTTCGTCTGGAACTGCGCGGCGAGCGGCTCGGCGGCGCGCGCGGCGGGCTGGCTCATCAGTTACCGCCTCCCGTCGTCGGTGCCGTCGAACTCGGCGTCGAGCAGTCCCTCCCCGCTGGCTGGTTCGCCGACGACGGAGCAGTCGAGCCGGCCGGTGCCGACGGGGTGGACGTCGGCGTGACCGTGGGGGTCGGCGTCGAGGACGGCTGACCGCCCGCCGGCGCGCAGTTGTTCAGGCGCTTGTGGAGCTGCAGGAAGTCGTCGATGTACTTCCGCGCGTCTTCCTGGAGCTGGTCGATGCGCAGCTTGTCCGTGCACACCTGGTTGGGCGGGCACGAGCCCTGCTCGTAGGTGTGCAGGTCGATGCCGAGGATGCTGCCCGGAACGCCGCGGTAGATCACGACCTCCTGGTCCGCACCTTCGCCGACATAGTACTGACTCAGGACGAAGTACCGGGTCGCGATGGCGGCCGCGGCGAGCACGATGAGGACCACCAGCGCACCGGCGAGCCAGCGGAACCGCTTCCGGCGCTTGGCCTTCGGATCCACGCTCGGCTGCGGCAGCTCGGGCCGCGGCTGCGGCGACGGCTGCGTCAGCGCCCTGGCCCGGGCCGCGGGCGAATCGCCCTGGTGCAGCTCGTCGCTGCCGTCCCCGGCGGCGCCGCCCACGATGGGCGCGTCCTCGCCGAAGTCGACGTCGACGACGTCGGCGATGATCACCGTGACGTTGTCGGTGCCGCCGCCCTTGAGCGCCAGCTCGATCATCCGGTCCGCGCACTGCTGCGGGTCCGGGATCTGCACGGCTTCGGTCAGCGTCTCGTCGCTGACCATGCCGGACAGGCCGTCCGAGCAGATCAGGTACCGGTCGCCGGAGCGCGCTTCGCGCACGGTCAAGCTCGGCTCGACCTCGTGCCCGGTGAGCGCCTTCAGCAGCAGCGACCGCTGAGGGTGCACCGCCGCCTCTTCGGGCGTGATCCGGCCTTGTTCGAGCAGTTCGTTGACGAAGCTGTCGTCGCGCGTGATCTGCGCGAACTGACCACCTCGCAACAGGTAGGCGCGCGAGTCGCCGACGTGCACCAGGCCCAGCCGGGTCCCGGCGAACAGGACGGCGGTGAGCGTGGTGCCCATGCCGTCCAGGTCGGGGTCCTGCGAGACGAGCTCGGCGATGGCGGCATTGCCGTTCGCCACCGCCTCTCGCAGCTGGGCGAGCAGGTCGTCGCGGGGTTCGTCGTCGTCGAGGGGGGCGAGCGAGGCGATGACGACCTTGCTGGCCACCTCACCCGCCGCATGGCCACCCATACCGTCGGCGAGCGCGAGCAGGCGAGGGCCGGCGTACACGGAGTCCTGGTTGCTCGAACGCACCAGGCCCCGGTCGCTGCGGGCTGCGTAGCGGAGGACGAGAGTCATGGGCGAAGCTCGATCACCGTCTTGCCGATCCGGATGGGGACTCCGAGCGGGACCCGGAGGGGTGCAGTGACCTTAGCCCGGTCGAGATACGTCCCGTTCGTCGAGCCCAGATCTTCCACGTACCAGTCCTCACCGCGTTGGGCGATCCGGGCGTGCCGGGTCGACGCGTAGTCGTCGTCGAGCACCAACGTGGAGTCGTCGGCACGGCCGATGAGGATCGGCCGCCCGTCGAGCGCGATGCGGGTTCCGGCCAGCGCGCCGTGGGTCACCAGCAGCTGCTGCGGCGACTTGCTGTTGCGCGGCTTCTTCTCTTTCTTGCGTCCGAAGGTCGGCACCTGGACGCGCATACCCGAAGCCGCGTAGAGGTCCGAGCGGACGACTCTGAGCGCGGCGAGCACGAAGAGCCAGAGCAGCACGAGGAAGCCCACCCTGGTGAGTTGTACGACCAGCTCTGGCACTTGGTGTGTCCGCTCCCGACTCGTCCGTGCAGCCGCGACGCGGGTACGCCGCGGTCCCCCCGCACGTCAATTCTGCGGGAACAGTATTCCGTGCCCCCAGTCAGCCCTGCGTACGGAACACGAGTGAGGAGTGCCCCACCCGGATGACGTCGCCGTCCGCGAGCTGCCAGGTCTGGACCGGAGTGCCGTTCACGGTCGTTCCGTTGGTCGAGCCGATGTCGGCGAGCGTCGCGCTCTGGCCGTCCCAGGTGATCTCCAGGTGCCGGCGCGAGACGCCGGTGTCCGGGAGGCGGAAGTCGGCGTCCTGGCCGCGACCCACGACGTTCCCGCCCTGCTTGAGCGAGTACGTCCGGTTCGAGCCGTCGTCGAGCTGCAGGCTCGCCGCGAGCTGCCGGCCGGCCGCGGGCGGGGCGTAGCCGCCCTGCTGCTGGCCGTACGGGTCGCCGGCGGGCTGGCCGTACGCCTGCTGCTGGCCGTACTGGTCGTAGCCGCCCTGCTGCTGGCCGCCGTACTGGTCGTACCCGGGCTGCTGCTGGCCGGCGTACTGGTCGTACCCGCCCTGCTGGTAGCCGCCCTGGTCGTAGCCACCTTGCTGGGGCTGGGCGTAGCCGCCCTGGTCGTAACCACCGCCCTGGGGCTGGGCGTAGCCGCCTTGTTCGTAGCCGCCCTGCTGGGGCTGGGCGTAACCACCCTGGTCGTAACCACCCTGCTGCTGGGCGTAACCCTGGTCGTAGGCCCCACCCTGCTGCGGCTGGCCGTACTGGTCGTAGCCGCCCTGCTGCTGCTGGCCATAACCCTGGTCGTACCCGGGCTGCTGGCCACCCTGCTGTCCGTAGCCGTATTGGCCCTGCTGGCCGTACGGGTCACCCTGGTCGTATTGGCCGTAGCCGGGGGGCTGGCTCATTGCTGGGTCTCCTGCGTTGCTGGGTCGTGCCGACCGCGGTGAACCGGCGCCTGAGGGGCGGGCGTCGGGATCGACGGACGAACGGGTCTTGAACTGTCCAGTATGCAGCGCCTCGTTGCGCTCGAGTGATACGACGACGTCACCATAGGTGTCCAGGCCCTCGGCGGCGAGGTGTTCCGCCACCGCCTTGGCCAGCACCTGGGTGACCCGTTGCTCGTCACCGGCCATGCGCTCGTGGTCAGCTGCCCCCAGGGACACGATGTAGTGATTGGGGGCGAGCTGTCGACCGCCTGCCAGCTCACGAACGTTCTCCTCACTCTCCCGTTCCAGGGCGATCGCCACTTCCTGCGTGACGACGTTGCCACCGAACATGCGCGCGAAAGTGTTCCCCACCAGGTTCTCGAGGCGTCTGTCAAAACGCTCGACGCGGCTCACCGGGGAAAACCTCCTCACACGTGTGCTTCCGCTATCGATCCTATCCGGGTGAGCCCGCCTCGACACGGCCCCCGGTGAAACCCGTTCAAACGACCTGCTAGTCTTCTCTTCGCTGTCAGAGAGAAGCACTCGGGCGAGTGGCGGAATGGCAGACGCGCACGGTTCAGGTCCGTGTGTCCGAAAGGACGTGAGGGTTCAACTCCCTCCTCGCCCACGCTGTTCAAGGCCCCGGTCGCTAGCGCGACCGGGGCCTTTCCCGTTGTCCTTGTTTCTCCCGGGGGCCGAGCCCCCGGACCCCCACGGTGCCTCGTCTCACCTTCCAGCGTGGTCGGGTCTGGTGGGGAATATCACCCGTTTGGCTGCGCGTGGTGTTCGCTCACGGCGGAGTTCGGGGTGTATCAGGACGTCGTTTTGGCGATCCAGGGTGCCAGGATGTCGGCTCGGCTCGTTGTTTCGATGCCCGCGTGGGGGCAGCCCGGGCCGGTCGCCTCCACCGCGACCAGTTCGGTTCCGGTGAAGTACGGGGCTCCTGAGTCGTACGTGCAAGCGCTCGTGGTGATCTCCGGGGCCGCGCCGCGGACGCCCAGGGTGGTCGGGTCCACCTTCGCCACCGCCACCGTGCCCTGCTGCATGCGGGTCGCCGGCTTGGGGTTCGTGCCCGTCAGGCTGCCCCAGCCCGCCAGGGTCAGCTGCTGCCCGACCGTCGGGACGGCGTGGTTCACGGTCAGGGGCTGGACCGTGGTCACCGGGGTGTCGAGCTTGATCAGGGCCACGTCGCTCTCTTTGGCCTGGACCACCTCGGTCACCTTGCGGGCCACCCCGGATTCCGTGGCTTCGTCGACCAGGCCCAGCGCCGCCGTCGTGGGGTACGGGGTCTTGCCGGAGACGCGGTTGCGGTTCGCGTCGTGGAAGCAGTGGCCGGTCGTCAGGATCCAGGCCGGGGCGATCAGGGCGCCCGTGCAGTAGCTGCCGTACGTCGAGCCGTCGGGGCGCGGGATCTTCGTCATCGCGAGCTTCGCGACGAACCCGAACCGGCCCGCGGGGACGTCCGAGCCGTGGGCGACCCCTGGCGCGGCCAAGGCGGCAGGGGTGGCGGTGATGGTCAGGACAACAGCGGCGAGCAGAGCGCGCAGGCGCATCTTTCCCCTTCGTCGAGTCGGTGATCGACGTTCGACGTTAGGGCCGCCGCCGGGCCCGGGGAATTCCCTGGCCGGGCGTCACCCGACAGCGCGGCCGGGTGACGCCCGAACGGAGGTCAGCCGACGTGCGAAGCGATCCAGTCCGCGACGACGTCCACCCGGGAAGTGGTTTCGAGCTGGTTGTGCGGGCAGTCCGGCCCGGTCGACTCGACGGACACCAGCTGCCCGCCGGACCCGCCCGCGACGAAGTACGGCGCACCCGAGTCGTACACGCAGGCGCTGGTGGTCGTCGTCGGGGCGACGCCCCGCACGCCGAGCGTCGAGGCGGCGACCTGCCCGACCGTGACGGTGCCCTGCTGCAGCTTCGTCGACGGCGTCGGGTTGGTCGCGGTGAGACTGCCCCAGCCGGCGAGCGTCAGCGACTGGCCCACCGACGGCGTGACCCGGTTGACCGTCAGCGGCGTGATGCCGGTGACGTCCGCGTCGAGCGTCGCGATCGCGATGTCGTTGGCACTCGCCTGGTACACCGTGACGACGTTGCGCGTCACGCCCGGCGTGCTCTGGTCGACCGTGCCGAGCAGCACCGAAGTCGGGTACGGCACCGGCCCGGAGACGCGGTTGCGGTTGGCGTCGTGGAAGCAGTGGCCCGCGGTGATGATCCACTTCGCGGCGATCAGCGCACCGGAGCACGCGCTGTTGTACTTCGTGCCGTCGGGCTTCGGGATGTTCGTCATCGTCAGCTTCGCGGCGAACTGGAACGTCCCGGCCGGGACGTCGGAGCCGTTGGCCACGGCCGCCGCCGGTCCCGCGGTGGCGAGACCGGCGGCCAGCGTCAAAAGGGCAGCAGAGAACACAGCGCGGACGCGCATCGGTGGATCCCCCTTGTCCTGCACCGGCGGTCGAAGGCCGGTGATCACTTTCGAGCGTAGCCGCGGTCTGCGAGCCGGAAAGGCGCTGCTTGGAGCAAAAAACCGGCCCCAGCGCGGTGCGCCGAGACCGGTTTGCCGGGTATGCGTCAGTTAACGCCGACCAGGTCGACGACGAAGATGAGGGTCTCGCCCGGCTTGATGACGCCGCCCGCGCCGCGGTCGCCGTAGCCCAGGTGGGGCGGGATGACGAGCTTGCGGCGGCCGCCGATCTTCATGCCCGCGACGCCCTGGTCCCAGCCGGAGATGACCTGGCCGGCGCCGAGGCCGAAGCGCAGCGGCTCGCCGCGGTTCCAGGACGCGTCGAACTCTTCGCCGGTCGAGTGCGAGACGCCGACGTAGTGCACGGTGACGGCCTTGCCGGGCGTGGCCTCCGCGCCGTCACCGACCGTGATGTCGGTGATCTCGAGGTCGGCCGGAGGGTTGCCCTCGGGGCGGTCGATCTGGGGCTTTTCCAAGGTCATGGCACTCACCGTACCCACGCGCGCGAGGCTGCGCCGAACGGACTACGTCCAAGGGCTGAAAAACGCGAAAAGTCTTCACACTTGTCCTACTGGTGGGTAGCGTGCGCTTCGTCACTCTCCTTGACCGAGGGAGCCCTGATGCGACGCGGCATCCGCACCTTGACCTTGACGGCTTTGGCGGGCCTGGTCGCCGGGCTCACCCAGGTCGCTGTCACCGCTCCGGCCGCCGAAGCGGCCGCCGCGCCCAACGACTACTGCGGCGGGCAGTGCAGCGACATCCTGCCGCCCGGCGAAAACGGCAGTGCCACCCTCGCCGAGATCCTGGCGCACAAGGTGCTCGGCACCCGGCCGGCGCACGCGGCCGACCAGCTCGGCAAGTACTCCTCGCTGGCCGGCGGCTACCAGACGCTGACCACCGGGGCGATCAACCAGTACTTCAACGACTCGTCGTTCGGCGTCGCCGCCGACCAGGTCGCCAGCACGATCCAGCCGCGCTCCGACGTGACGATCGTGCGCGACAAGTCCCTCGGCGTCCCGCACATCACCGGCACCACGCGCGCCGGCACCGAGTTCGGCGCCGGCTACGCGGCCGGGCAGGACCGGCTG includes the following:
- a CDS encoding PP2C family protein-serine/threonine phosphatase, with the protein product MTLVLRYAARSDRGLVRSSNQDSVYAGPRLLALADGMGGHAAGEVASKVVIASLAPLDDDEPRDDLLAQLREAVANGNAAIAELVSQDPDLDGMGTTLTAVLFAGTRLGLVHVGDSRAYLLRGGQFAQITRDDSFVNELLEQGRITPEEAAVHPQRSLLLKALTGHEVEPSLTVREARSGDRYLICSDGLSGMVSDETLTEAVQIPDPQQCADRMIELALKGGGTDNVTVIIADVVDVDFGEDAPIVGGAAGDGSDELHQGDSPAARARALTQPSPQPRPELPQPSVDPKAKRRKRFRWLAGALVVLIVLAAAAIATRYFVLSQYYVGEGADQEVVIYRGVPGSILGIDLHTYEQGSCPPNQVCTDKLRIDQLQEDARKYIDDFLQLHKRLNNCAPAGGQPSSTPTPTVTPTSTPSAPAGSTAPSSANQPAGRDCSTPSSTAPTTGGGN
- a CDS encoding FtsW/RodA/SpoVE family cell cycle protein, producing the protein MSQPAARAAEPLAAQFQTNPPRDVPTRRNTELVLLGFAAFIVTIALVLVEANQEQQLTWSIVWLGLAYLAIFAAAHLAVRKWAPYADPVLLPCVALLNGIGLVMIHRIDLALAERAAQNGKDYTPAVTAQVLFTVISLAFFVAVLVFVTDHRTLTRYGYTAGLVGIVALALPALLPSSLSEVNGAKVWLKLPGFSIQPGEFAKILLMIFFASFLVSKRDLFMVAGKKFLGVELPRARDLGPILIAAVACIGILVFEKDLGTSLLFFSVILMMLYVATERIIWVVLGLSFFVGGCLIAYNLFTHVQQRVANWLDPLATYDKLGGGYQIAQGLFGLGTGGIGGTGLGAGRPDMVPEANTDFITAAIGEELGFIGLAAVLMLYLLVAMRGMRSALAVRDTFGKLLGGGLAFTMVMQIFVVVGGVTKLIPETGITAPFLSKGGSSLLANYILVALLLRVSDAARRPASRPKPQAQPQAPIAEAHTVLVQRPPADGGQQA
- a CDS encoding FKBP-type peptidyl-prolyl cis-trans isomerase, whose translation is MTLEKPQIDRPEGNPPADLEITDITVGDGAEATPGKAVTVHYVGVSHSTGEEFDASWNRGEPLRFGLGAGQVISGWDQGVAGMKIGGRRKLVIPPHLGYGDRGAGGVIKPGETLIFVVDLVGVN
- a CDS encoding FHA domain-containing protein FhaB/FipA codes for the protein MPELVVQLTRVGFLVLLWLFVLAALRVVRSDLYAASGMRVQVPTFGRKKEKKPRNSKSPQQLLVTHGALAGTRIALDGRPILIGRADDSTLVLDDDYASTRHARIAQRGEDWYVEDLGSTNGTYLDRAKVTAPLRVPLGVPIRIGKTVIELRP
- a CDS encoding S1 family peptidase, giving the protein MRVRAVFSAALLTLAAGLATAGPAAAVANGSDVPAGTFQFAAKLTMTNIPKPDGTKYNSACSGALIAAKWIITAGHCFHDANRNRVSGPVPYPTSVLLGTVDQSTPGVTRNVVTVYQASANDIAIATLDADVTGITPLTVNRVTPSVGQSLTLAGWGSLTATNPTPSTKLQQGTVTVGQVAASTLGVRGVAPTTTTSACVYDSGAPYFVAGGSGGQLVSVESTGPDCPHNQLETTSRVDVVADWIASHVG
- a CDS encoding S1 family peptidase; translation: MRLRALLAAVVLTITATPAALAAPGVAHGSDVPAGRFGFVAKLAMTKIPRPDGSTYGSYCTGALIAPAWILTTGHCFHDANRNRVSGKTPYPTTAALGLVDEATESGVARKVTEVVQAKESDVALIKLDTPVTTVQPLTVNHAVPTVGQQLTLAGWGSLTGTNPKPATRMQQGTVAVAKVDPTTLGVRGAAPEITTSACTYDSGAPYFTGTELVAVEATGPGCPHAGIETTSRADILAPWIAKTTS
- a CDS encoding DUF3662 and FHA domain-containing protein, which produces MSRVERFDRRLENLVGNTFARMFGGNVVTQEVAIALERESEENVRELAGGRQLAPNHYIVSLGAADHERMAGDEQRVTQVLAKAVAEHLAAEGLDTYGDVVVSLERNEALHTGQFKTRSSVDPDARPSGAGSPRSARPSNAGDPAMSQPPGYGQYDQGDPYGQQGQYGYGQQGGQQPGYDQGYGQQQQGGYDQYGQPQQGGAYDQGYAQQQGGYDQGGYAQPQQGGYEQGGYAQPQGGGYDQGGYAQPQQGGYDQGGYQQGGYDQYAGQQQPGYDQYGGQQQGGYDQYGQQQAYGQPAGDPYGQQQGGYAPPAAGRQLAASLQLDDGSNRTYSLKQGGNVVGRGQDADFRLPDTGVSRRHLEITWDGQSATLADIGSTNGTTVNGTPVQTWQLADGDVIRVGHSSLVFRTQG